In a genomic window of Pangasianodon hypophthalmus isolate fPanHyp1 chromosome 19, fPanHyp1.pri, whole genome shotgun sequence:
- the glrx5 gene encoding glutaredoxin-related protein 5, mitochondrial, with protein MNHMLTSVLRQTARAVRGVSLSQRHSARWMCSSPSEEVLKNLEQMVKKDKVVVFMKGTPAQPMCGFSNAVVQILRMHGVEEYTAYNVLENQELRQGVKTFSNWPTIPQVFFNGEFVGGCDILLQMHQSGDLVEELDKLGIRSAILDTHTPSN; from the exons ATGAATCACATGTTGACCAGCGTGCTGAGACAGACAGCGCGGGCAGTGAGAGGGGTTTCCCTGTCTCAGAGGCACAGCGCGCGCTGGATGTGCTCCTCACCCTCAGAAGAAGTGCTGAAGAACCTGGAGCAGATGGTGAAGAAGGACAAAGTGGTGGTGTTCATGAAGGGAACTCCAGCGCAGCCCATGTGCGGCTTCAGCAACGCCGTGGTGCAGATCCTCAGGATGCACGGGGTGGAGGAGTACACTGCTTACAACGTGCTGGAGAACCAGGAGCTCAGACaag GTGTGAAGACGTTCTCCAACTGGCCCACGATTCCTCAGGTGTTCTTCAACGGAGAGTTCGTGGGTGGATGTGACATTCTACTGCAGATGCATCAGAGCGGAGACCTGGTGGAGGAACTGGACAAACTGGGCATCAGATCAGCAAtactcgacacacacacaccctccaattag